A genomic window from Variovorax paradoxus includes:
- the czcI gene encoding cation efflux protein, CzcI family yields the protein MRRWLLIFLLVLLPFQFSWASASAYCQHERDTQPEHWGHHESETRGTDRSHSGEGAQKNSSTQPNAVVGECAVCHAGYAQHADASVEPMLAAARVAQALRAMPAERFASHISDVPVRPDWSLAL from the coding sequence ATGCGCCGCTGGCTCCTCATCTTCCTGCTCGTCCTGTTGCCGTTCCAGTTCAGCTGGGCGTCGGCATCGGCGTATTGCCAGCATGAGCGCGATACGCAGCCCGAGCACTGGGGCCACCACGAAAGCGAAACCCGCGGCACCGACCGCAGCCACAGCGGCGAGGGCGCGCAGAAAAACTCCAGCACCCAGCCCAATGCAGTGGTCGGCGAATGCGCAGTCTGTCATGCCGGCTATGCCCAGCATGCGGATGCTTCGGTGGAGCCGATGCTGGCTGCGGCGCGCGTGGCCCAGGCCCTGCGCGCAATGCCTGCCGAGCGCTTTGCCTCGCACATCTCCGACGTTCCGGTCCGTCCCGACTGGTCTCTCGCCCTCTGA
- a CDS encoding heavy metal response regulator transcription factor, whose amino-acid sequence MRILVIEDEPKLGDYLKKGLEENGYVVDIARDGIEGRYLATEGEYALVLLDVMLPGIDGFAVLQAIRRTKNVPVLVLTARDKVEDRVQGLQQGADDYLVKPFSFSELLARVQALLRRGKPQESTMLRLADLEVDLLSRKCVRNRTRLDLTAKEFTLLLVLLRRRGQILSRTTLAEQVWDMNFDSDTNVVEVAIRRLRSKLDDPFEVKLLHTVRGMGYVLEDRSWS is encoded by the coding sequence ATGAGAATACTTGTCATCGAAGACGAGCCCAAACTAGGCGACTACCTAAAAAAGGGGCTGGAGGAGAACGGTTACGTCGTGGACATCGCCCGCGACGGCATCGAGGGGAGATACCTCGCCACAGAGGGGGAATACGCGTTGGTCCTGCTCGACGTGATGCTCCCCGGCATCGATGGCTTTGCCGTGCTGCAGGCCATCCGGCGCACCAAGAACGTGCCCGTGCTGGTGCTCACGGCGCGCGACAAGGTCGAAGACCGCGTGCAGGGGCTGCAGCAGGGCGCGGACGACTACCTCGTCAAGCCCTTCTCCTTCTCCGAGCTGCTGGCCCGTGTGCAGGCGCTGCTGCGTCGCGGCAAACCACAGGAATCGACCATGCTGCGGCTGGCTGACCTGGAGGTCGACCTCCTCAGCCGCAAGTGCGTGCGCAACCGCACGCGCCTCGACCTCACGGCCAAGGAGTTCACGCTGCTGCTGGTGCTGCTGCGCCGGCGCGGCCAGATCCTGTCGCGCACCACGCTTGCCGAGCAGGTGTGGGACATGAACTTCGACAGCGACACCAACGTGGTCGAAGTGGCCATCCGGCGCCTGCGCAGCAAGCTCGACGATCCGTTCGAGGTGAAGCTGCTGCATACGGTGCGCGGCATGGGCTACGTTCTCGAAGACCGCTCCTGGTCTTGA
- a CDS encoding heavy metal sensor histidine kinase — MTARPHSLQSRLSLWFAAQTLFGLSVICFAIYLVTAWSFGQKQEEELNQKAVLVEHLLKEAEKGGDLVFLRHKLDDFFSMQDDVSLSISHAGKQLFQSSPTAGGRWMRRDLVVPWQQSGLTTQLQVQLGVNTAQEARLLERLAWTLLGAVVLGTALVSLTGMWLVRRGLRPLKALAQRTAAMAPDKANRPIDAMDFAEELRPWITQFNALLLRVQRAYVQLESFNADVAHELRTPLANLIGSTELALTRPRSNEELQTVLASNLEEIGRLSGIVTDMLFLSQAERGAPMRTRAVTSLAVQAGDVIDFYDAMLEEAGLRAEVKGDAMADVDAALVRRALFNLLGNAIRFAVPASTIRIEIGVESDDEFAVAVVNRGEPIDPAALPRLFERFYRVAQARDGSTRHHGLGLSIVEAIARMHGGRVFAASQGGETRIGFTVRRSSDRD; from the coding sequence TTGACCGCCCGGCCGCACTCACTCCAGAGCCGCTTGTCGCTCTGGTTCGCCGCGCAGACCCTGTTCGGGCTCAGCGTGATCTGCTTCGCCATCTACCTCGTCACGGCCTGGAGCTTCGGGCAGAAACAGGAAGAGGAGCTCAACCAGAAGGCAGTGCTCGTGGAGCACCTGCTGAAAGAGGCCGAGAAAGGCGGCGACCTCGTCTTCCTGCGGCACAAGCTCGACGACTTCTTCTCGATGCAGGACGACGTGAGCCTGTCGATCTCGCATGCGGGCAAGCAGCTTTTCCAGTCCAGTCCCACGGCCGGCGGCCGCTGGATGCGGCGCGACCTCGTGGTGCCCTGGCAGCAGAGTGGCCTGACGACGCAGCTGCAGGTGCAGCTCGGCGTGAACACGGCACAGGAAGCCCGCCTGCTCGAACGGCTCGCATGGACGCTGCTGGGCGCCGTCGTGCTGGGCACGGCGCTGGTCTCGCTCACGGGCATGTGGCTGGTGCGGCGTGGCCTGCGCCCGCTCAAGGCGCTGGCCCAGCGCACCGCTGCAATGGCGCCCGACAAGGCCAACCGCCCCATCGACGCGATGGACTTCGCCGAAGAACTGCGCCCATGGATCACGCAGTTCAACGCGTTGCTGCTGCGGGTGCAGCGCGCCTACGTGCAGCTCGAATCATTCAACGCCGACGTGGCGCACGAGCTGCGCACACCGCTGGCCAACCTGATCGGCTCCACCGAACTCGCACTCACGCGCCCGCGCAGCAACGAGGAGCTGCAGACCGTGCTCGCCTCCAACCTCGAAGAGATCGGCCGGCTCTCGGGCATCGTCACCGACATGCTGTTTCTCTCGCAGGCCGAGCGCGGCGCGCCGATGCGCACGCGGGCGGTGACGAGCCTGGCGGTGCAGGCCGGCGACGTGATCGACTTCTACGACGCCATGCTGGAAGAAGCCGGCCTGCGTGCGGAAGTGAAGGGCGACGCCATGGCCGACGTGGACGCCGCGCTTGTCCGGCGCGCGCTCTTCAACCTGCTGGGCAATGCGATCCGCTTCGCGGTGCCGGCTTCGACGATTCGCATCGAGATCGGGGTAGAGAGCGACGATGAATTCGCAGTCGCAGTCGTCAACCGTGGCGAGCCGATCGACCCTGCCGCCCTGCCCCGCCTGTTCGAGCGCTTCTACCGCGTGGCGCAGGCGCGGGACGGCTCGACCCGGCACCACGGCCTGGGCCTGTCCATCGTGGAAGCCATCGCGCGCATGCACGGCGGGCGCGTGTTCGCGGCCAGCCAGGGCGGCGAGACGCGCATCGGGTTCACGGTGCGGCGCAGCAGCGACCGGGACTAG
- a CDS encoding cation:proton antiporter — protein sequence MSVTSLLLQLIVILATARLCGWVLRHVGQPGVVGEMAAGLMLGPVVMGALFPSLHAQLFSKESLQGLSSLSTLGLVLFMFVVGLELRASQGVREQLRSAGYVGVLSVVVPMALGIAIAPALHPTLAPAGVGFWPFALFIAAALSITAFPVMARILKDRGMTRTPFGQLSLGAAAVVDVFAWILLAFVVAMVGAGEGYQGLLKTTLGMAVVLLALFFGLKPAFARLLRAKAPEGEPSTTVMAALMLGLLATALVTEWLHLHAVFGAFLFGACLPRDDRLLKSLTERIEPISIVVLMPLFFALAGLGTTSNAFSGASLGAMLLIVGVATVGKIAGGAAGARMAGYGWRDSLATGSLMNARGLMELIVMKIGLDAGLIGPELFTMLLVMALVTTAMTGPLINLFIGRKAAVAADAAHAKP from the coding sequence ATGTCCGTCACTTCGCTCCTGCTGCAGCTCATCGTCATCCTGGCCACCGCGCGTTTATGCGGGTGGGTGCTTCGCCATGTGGGGCAGCCCGGCGTGGTCGGAGAGATGGCGGCGGGGCTGATGCTCGGGCCGGTCGTGATGGGGGCGCTGTTCCCCTCGCTGCACGCGCAGCTGTTCTCCAAGGAATCGCTGCAGGGGCTCTCATCGCTGTCGACGCTGGGGCTGGTGCTCTTCATGTTCGTGGTCGGCCTGGAGCTGCGAGCCTCGCAGGGCGTGCGCGAGCAGCTTCGCTCGGCGGGCTATGTGGGCGTGCTGAGCGTGGTCGTGCCGATGGCGCTGGGCATCGCGATTGCGCCGGCGCTGCATCCCACGCTTGCGCCGGCTGGCGTCGGCTTCTGGCCGTTTGCGCTGTTCATCGCGGCGGCGCTGTCGATCACGGCCTTTCCCGTGATGGCGCGCATCCTCAAAGACCGCGGCATGACGCGCACGCCCTTCGGCCAGCTGTCGCTGGGCGCTGCGGCCGTGGTCGATGTGTTCGCCTGGATCCTGCTGGCCTTCGTGGTCGCGATGGTCGGTGCAGGCGAGGGCTACCAGGGCCTGCTCAAGACCACGCTGGGTATGGCGGTTGTGCTGCTGGCGCTGTTCTTCGGGCTCAAGCCGGCCTTCGCACGGCTGCTGCGCGCCAAGGCGCCCGAGGGCGAACCATCGACCACCGTGATGGCGGCGCTGATGCTCGGCCTGCTGGCGACGGCATTGGTCACCGAGTGGCTGCACCTGCACGCGGTGTTCGGCGCCTTCCTGTTCGGCGCCTGCCTGCCGCGCGACGACCGGCTGCTGAAGTCGCTCACCGAACGCATCGAGCCGATCTCCATCGTCGTGCTGATGCCGCTGTTTTTCGCGCTGGCGGGGCTGGGCACCACGTCCAACGCCTTCTCGGGCGCGAGCCTCGGCGCGATGCTGCTGATCGTGGGCGTTGCCACCGTCGGCAAGATCGCCGGCGGCGCAGCCGGCGCGCGCATGGCGGGCTACGGCTGGCGTGACAGCCTGGCCACCGGCTCGCTGATGAATGCGCGCGGGTTGATGGAACTCATCGTGATGAAGATCGGCCTCGACGCGGGCCTGATCGGCCCGGAGCTTTTCACGATGCTGCTGGTGATGGCGCTCGTGACCACGGCGATGACGGGGCCGCTGATCAACCTGTTCATCGGCCGCAAGGCGGCAGTCGCGGCGGATGCCGCGCACGCCAAGCCCTAG
- a CDS encoding winged helix-turn-helix transcriptional regulator, which yields MEDAQPTASRRPIMRLLEQLGRKGTLRILWELRDGLPQSFRALRVSTDDMSPSVLNDRLKELRAVGVVELADAGYVLTESGGELVKRLTPLNQWANRWLDDAASN from the coding sequence ATGGAAGACGCACAACCCACGGCATCGCGCCGACCCATCATGCGGCTGCTGGAGCAGCTCGGCCGCAAGGGCACGCTGCGCATCCTGTGGGAGCTGCGCGACGGGCTGCCGCAGAGTTTCAGGGCGTTGCGCGTCAGCACGGACGATATGTCGCCCTCAGTGCTGAACGACCGGCTCAAGGAGCTGCGCGCCGTCGGCGTGGTCGAGCTTGCCGACGCGGGCTATGTGCTCACCGAGTCGGGCGGCGAACTCGTCAAGCGCCTCACGCCGCTGAACCAGTGGGCCAATCGCTGGCTCGACGATGCGGCTTCGAACTAA
- a CDS encoding carboxymuconolactone decarboxylase family protein, whose amino-acid sequence MADTAANRAPRIPPLEAPYPEPIGDLLTRMTPPQAPEVLALFRVMAVNPALAERTLDLGRYLLGRKAAISLREREIVILRVCARCGAEYEWGVHWTGFADAAGFSETDRRVMASPDGDLSLLAPRDRLLVSMVDQLHDTSDVDDALWEALNAHWSHAQLVELMMLAGWYHSVSYVCNAARVPLEKWAARW is encoded by the coding sequence ATGGCCGACACCGCCGCCAACCGCGCGCCGAGGATCCCCCCGCTCGAAGCCCCCTACCCCGAACCCATCGGCGATCTGCTCACGCGCATGACGCCGCCACAGGCGCCCGAAGTTCTCGCGCTGTTCCGCGTGATGGCCGTGAACCCCGCGCTGGCCGAACGCACGCTCGACCTGGGCCGCTACCTGCTGGGCCGCAAGGCAGCCATCAGCCTGCGCGAACGCGAGATCGTGATCCTGCGGGTCTGCGCCCGCTGCGGCGCGGAGTACGAATGGGGTGTGCACTGGACAGGCTTTGCAGACGCGGCCGGCTTCAGCGAGACCGATCGGCGCGTGATGGCCTCGCCAGACGGTGATCTCTCATTGCTCGCGCCGCGCGACCGGCTGCTGGTGTCGATGGTCGACCAGCTGCACGACACCAGCGACGTGGACGATGCGCTCTGGGAAGCCTTGAACGCACACTGGAGCCACGCGCAGCTGGTCGAGCTGATGATGCTCGCGGGGTGGTATCACTCGGTGAGCTATGTGTGCAATGCAGCGCGCGTGCCGCTGGAGAAGTGGGCAGCGCGCTGGTAA
- a CDS encoding heavy metal translocating P-type ATPase, which produces MTNQNTLNPVTPALHPHDHDHGHSHAHGHAHAHAPAETSCCGNPVCGSSPAVDTAEIPKGALLFRIPTMDCAVEESEIRRALEPVAGVQGLRFRLGERTMAITVDAAALPLALDAIRKAGFKPEPVVEATGAKPVAPVRIAGMSMGLARLVAALVLAVAAESISFMGLEGKGFMAAEMVLALGAIGLAGLDTYKKGFGALVRGRLNINALMAVAVTGAFIIGQWPEAAMVMALYAIAELIEARAVDRARNAIQSLLALAPEQAEVKQADGSWKAVMADTVALDTIARIRPGERVPLDGVVTAGISAIDQAPVTGESIPVDKTIGDPVFAGTINQTAALEFRVTAVAANTTLARIIHAVEEAQGSRAPTQRFVDKFAAIYTPTVFVLALAVATLTPLFMDWTWLQAIYKALVLLVIACPCALVISTPVTVVSALASAARRGILIKGGTYLEEARKLKAVALDKTGTITEGKPKLVESVLIEALGNEATVFAIAASIAGRSDHPVSKAIAEGLKGNQDEVGDFTALPGRGVQATHAGQAYVLGNHRLIEERGLCTPSLEAELKRHEEAGRTVTLLASDKAVLALFAVADTIKESSQAAVAELRALGVVPVMLTGDNTATAKTIGAHAGIDDVRGNLLPEEKLYAIKAMQQRYGAAAMTGDGINDAPALAQADIGFAMGGAGTDTAMEAADVVIMNDDLRRIPETIRLSRRAHSVLWQNITLALGIKGVFFVLAVFGSATMWMAVFADMGASLLVVANGLRLMRVPK; this is translated from the coding sequence ATGACGAATCAGAACACTCTGAACCCGGTCACTCCGGCCCTTCACCCGCACGATCACGACCATGGTCACAGCCATGCGCACGGACACGCGCATGCGCATGCCCCGGCCGAAACCTCCTGCTGCGGCAACCCGGTCTGCGGCTCGTCGCCCGCCGTCGATACGGCCGAAATTCCGAAGGGCGCCTTGCTCTTTCGCATTCCCACGATGGATTGCGCCGTCGAAGAGTCCGAAATCCGCCGCGCGCTGGAGCCGGTAGCCGGTGTCCAGGGCCTGCGCTTTCGCCTCGGCGAACGCACGATGGCGATCACGGTGGATGCCGCTGCCTTGCCCCTGGCGCTCGATGCAATCCGCAAGGCCGGCTTCAAGCCCGAGCCTGTAGTCGAAGCGACAGGCGCGAAACCCGTCGCGCCAGTGCGCATCGCGGGCATGAGCATGGGCCTCGCGCGCCTCGTCGCCGCGCTGGTGCTGGCCGTCGCGGCCGAGTCGATCTCCTTCATGGGGCTCGAGGGCAAGGGCTTCATGGCCGCCGAGATGGTGCTCGCGCTGGGCGCCATCGGCCTTGCCGGACTCGACACCTACAAGAAGGGCTTCGGCGCATTGGTGCGCGGGCGCCTCAACATCAATGCCCTGATGGCCGTGGCCGTGACGGGCGCTTTCATCATCGGCCAGTGGCCCGAAGCCGCGATGGTAATGGCGCTCTATGCGATTGCCGAGCTCATCGAAGCCCGCGCTGTGGACCGCGCCCGCAACGCCATCCAGAGCCTGCTGGCGCTCGCGCCCGAGCAGGCCGAAGTGAAGCAGGCCGACGGAAGTTGGAAGGCTGTGATGGCCGACACCGTGGCACTCGACACCATCGCGCGCATCCGCCCCGGCGAACGCGTGCCGCTCGACGGCGTTGTCACCGCCGGCATCAGCGCCATCGACCAGGCACCGGTCACGGGCGAGAGCATTCCGGTCGACAAGACCATCGGCGACCCGGTGTTCGCGGGCACCATCAACCAGACTGCTGCGTTGGAGTTTCGCGTGACGGCCGTGGCGGCCAACACCACGCTCGCACGCATCATCCATGCAGTCGAAGAGGCACAGGGCTCGCGCGCGCCGACGCAGCGCTTCGTCGACAAGTTCGCCGCCATCTACACGCCCACCGTCTTCGTGCTGGCGCTGGCCGTCGCGACGCTCACGCCGCTGTTCATGGACTGGACGTGGCTGCAGGCCATCTACAAGGCGCTGGTGCTGCTGGTCATCGCATGCCCGTGCGCGCTGGTCATCTCCACGCCCGTCACGGTGGTGAGCGCGCTCGCATCGGCCGCGCGGCGCGGCATTCTCATCAAGGGCGGCACGTATCTCGAAGAAGCGCGCAAGCTCAAGGCTGTGGCGCTCGACAAGACGGGCACCATCACTGAAGGCAAGCCGAAGCTTGTGGAGTCCGTGCTGATCGAAGCATTGGGCAACGAGGCAACGGTGTTCGCCATTGCCGCCAGCATCGCGGGCCGCTCGGACCACCCCGTGTCGAAGGCCATCGCCGAAGGCTTGAAGGGCAATCAGGACGAGGTCGGCGACTTCACCGCGCTGCCCGGCCGCGGCGTGCAGGCCACGCACGCGGGGCAGGCCTACGTGCTCGGCAACCACCGCCTGATCGAGGAACGGGGCCTGTGCACGCCGTCGCTCGAAGCCGAGCTGAAGCGCCATGAAGAAGCGGGCCGCACTGTCACGCTGCTCGCATCGGACAAGGCCGTGCTTGCGCTGTTCGCCGTGGCCGACACCATCAAGGAATCGTCGCAGGCAGCGGTGGCGGAGTTGCGCGCGCTTGGCGTCGTGCCCGTGATGCTCACCGGCGACAACACCGCCACTGCAAAGACCATCGGCGCCCACGCCGGCATCGACGACGTGCGCGGCAACCTGCTGCCCGAGGAAAAGCTCTATGCCATCAAGGCGATGCAGCAGCGCTACGGCGCCGCCGCGATGACCGGCGACGGCATCAACGACGCCCCCGCGCTCGCGCAGGCCGACATCGGCTTCGCGATGGGCGGAGCCGGCACCGACACTGCGATGGAAGCGGCCGACGTGGTCATCATGAACGACGACCTGCGCCGCATTCCTGAGACCATCCGCCTGTCGCGCCGCGCGCACTCGGTGCTGTGGCAGAACATCACGCTGGCGCTGGGCATCAAGGGCGTGTTCTTCGTGCTCGCCGTGTTCGGCAGCGCGACGATGTGGATGGCGGTGTTCGCGGACATGGGCGCGAGCCTGCTGGTGGTGGCGAACGGGCTGCGGTTGATGCGCGTGCCGAAATAG
- the cadR gene encoding Cd(II)/Pb(II)-responsive transcriptional regulator, protein MKIGELAKVANTPVETIRYYEREQLLPEPARTDGNYRIYDEDHAQRLGFIRRCRSLDMTLDEIRSLLKFRDAPQEDCGEVNQLLDDHIGHVAARITELKTLEKQLKALRQQCCGPESASACGILQELDTAALAPETFSQHAGHVHGALHAPAKRAG, encoded by the coding sequence ATGAAAATCGGTGAACTGGCCAAGGTCGCGAACACGCCGGTCGAAACCATCCGGTACTACGAGCGCGAGCAACTGCTGCCCGAGCCCGCGCGCACCGACGGCAACTACCGCATCTACGACGAAGACCACGCCCAGCGCCTGGGTTTCATCCGCCGTTGCCGCTCGCTGGACATGACGCTCGACGAAATCCGCAGCCTGCTGAAATTCCGCGATGCACCGCAGGAAGACTGCGGCGAGGTCAACCAGCTGCTGGACGACCACATCGGCCACGTGGCCGCGCGCATCACCGAGCTCAAGACATTGGAAAAGCAGCTGAAGGCGCTGCGCCAGCAGTGCTGCGGCCCCGAATCGGCGAGCGCCTGCGGCATCCTGCAGGAACTGGACACCGCCGCGCTCGCACCCGAGACCTTCAGTCAGCACGCAGGCCACGTGCATGGGGCGCTGCATGCGCCCGCCAAGCGCGCCGGCTAG
- the cysE gene encoding serine O-acetyltransferase has translation MFSRLRADIRCILERDPAARSAWEVITVYPGFHAVVLHRWAHACWTHGFKWPARFIAHWARWMTGIEIHPAAKIGERVFFDHAMGVVVGETAEIGDGCTIYQGVTLGGTSLYKGTKRHPTLGRNVVVSAGAKVLGGFVVGDGAKIGSNAVVIKPVPAGATAVGIPARIIPSKTDESADVAEPQKFSAYGITQDDDPLSQALRGLVDSASGQEHQIALLWQAIEKLSAQPGTKDCVPGDAARDESFEADKLTQLIGK, from the coding sequence ATGTTCTCTCGACTGCGCGCCGACATCCGGTGCATCCTCGAACGCGACCCGGCCGCCCGCAGCGCCTGGGAAGTGATCACGGTCTACCCCGGCTTCCATGCCGTGGTGCTGCATCGCTGGGCGCATGCCTGTTGGACGCATGGCTTCAAGTGGCCGGCCCGCTTCATTGCGCACTGGGCGCGCTGGATGACCGGCATCGAGATTCACCCGGCGGCCAAGATCGGCGAGCGGGTGTTCTTCGACCATGCCATGGGCGTGGTGGTCGGCGAGACGGCAGAGATTGGCGACGGCTGCACCATCTACCAGGGCGTGACGCTGGGCGGCACCTCGCTCTACAAGGGCACCAAGCGGCATCCGACGCTGGGGCGCAATGTGGTGGTGAGCGCGGGGGCCAAGGTGCTTGGCGGGTTCGTCGTTGGCGACGGCGCCAAGATCGGCAGCAATGCGGTGGTCATCAAGCCGGTGCCGGCTGGGGCGACGGCGGTGGGCATTCCCGCACGCATCATCCCGTCGAAGACCGACGAGAGCGCCGACGTGGCCGAGCCGCAGAAGTTCTCCGCCTACGGCATCACGCAGGACGACGACCCGCTGAGCCAGGCGCTGCGCGGGCTGGTCGACAGCGCATCGGGGCAGGAGCACCAGATCGCGCTGCTGTGGCAGGCCATCGAGAAGCTGTCGGCGCAGCCCGGCACCAAGGACTGCGTGCCCGGCGATGCGGCACGCGACGAGAGCTTCGAGGCAGACAAGCTCACACAGCTCATCGGCAAATAG
- a CDS encoding RNA methyltransferase: protein MRTRFILIQTSHAGNVGAAARAMKTMGFDDLVLVAPRWANVLRREETIQRASGALDVLTNARIVETLDEALDGVTHLCATAMIPRDFGPPTRTPREHLEPLAKQGDQHVAFLFGSERFGMRNEDVYRCNVALSIPTDPKFGSLNLGAAIQVVAYEWRLALGGYEVREAINPVQAADAQAVAGMLDHWERSLVEIGFLDPEAPKKLMPRLQQLFNRAQPTPEEIHILRGIAKAMSDATRPPRGS, encoded by the coding sequence ATGCGCACCCGTTTCATCCTGATCCAGACCAGCCACGCCGGCAATGTGGGCGCCGCCGCCCGCGCCATGAAAACCATGGGTTTCGACGACCTCGTGCTGGTGGCTCCCCGCTGGGCCAACGTGCTGCGGCGCGAGGAAACCATCCAGCGCGCGAGCGGCGCGCTCGACGTGCTGACCAACGCCCGCATCGTCGAAACGCTGGACGAAGCCCTGGACGGCGTGACCCACCTGTGCGCCACGGCCATGATTCCGCGCGACTTCGGCCCGCCCACGCGCACGCCCCGGGAGCACCTGGAGCCGCTGGCGAAGCAGGGCGACCAGCATGTGGCTTTCCTGTTCGGCTCCGAGCGTTTCGGCATGCGGAACGAAGACGTCTACCGCTGCAACGTGGCGCTGAGCATCCCGACCGACCCGAAGTTCGGCTCGCTGAACCTGGGTGCGGCCATTCAGGTGGTCGCCTACGAATGGCGGCTGGCGCTCGGCGGCTACGAGGTGCGCGAGGCCATCAACCCGGTGCAGGCGGCCGATGCGCAGGCCGTGGCCGGCATGCTCGACCATTGGGAACGCTCCCTGGTGGAGATCGGCTTTCTCGACCCCGAGGCGCCGAAGAAGCTCATGCCGAGGCTGCAGCAGCTCTTCAACCGCGCCCAGCCCACGCCGGAAGAGATCCACATTCTGCGCGGCATTGCCAAGGCCATGAGCGACGCCACCCGCCCGCCGCGAGGCTCGTAG
- a CDS encoding inositol monophosphatase family protein: protein MSSPNLHPMLNVAVKAARAAGAIINRAALDVEAVRISQKQVNDFVTEVDHASEKAIIETLLGAYPGHGILAEESGTEYGAKDSDYVWIIDPLDGTTNFIHGFPVYCVSIALSVRGKIEQAVVYDPTRNDLFTATKGRGAYMNERRIRVSKRTRLNECLISTGFPFRTGDNFKQYLAIMADMMPRAAGLRRPGAAALDLAYVAAGFTDAFFETGLNPWDVAAGSLLVTEAGGLIGNFTGEPEFLEQRECLAGAPRIYGQLVPLLAKYSKFANVDDKLRASDRVRAVSASTKSNADDASADLYARSTVVDFADEAAEGATQAAAEAKPAPRKLTRVRRDAPANGTPPQPREGDASAK from the coding sequence ATGTCGTCCCCCAACCTGCATCCCATGCTCAACGTGGCCGTCAAGGCCGCACGCGCCGCCGGCGCGATCATCAACCGCGCCGCCCTCGACGTCGAGGCCGTGCGCATCTCCCAGAAGCAGGTCAACGACTTCGTCACCGAAGTCGATCACGCCAGCGAGAAAGCGATCATCGAGACGCTGCTTGGCGCATACCCGGGGCACGGCATCCTGGCCGAAGAATCGGGCACCGAATACGGCGCCAAAGACTCCGACTACGTCTGGATCATCGATCCGCTCGACGGCACCACCAATTTCATCCACGGCTTCCCGGTGTACTGCGTGTCCATCGCGCTGTCGGTGCGCGGCAAGATCGAGCAGGCCGTGGTGTACGACCCCACCCGCAACGACCTGTTCACCGCCACCAAGGGCCGCGGCGCCTACATGAACGAGCGCCGCATCCGCGTGTCGAAGCGCACCCGCCTGAACGAGTGCCTGATTTCCACCGGCTTCCCGTTCCGCACCGGCGACAACTTCAAGCAGTACCTGGCCATCATGGCGGACATGATGCCCCGCGCGGCCGGCCTGCGCCGCCCCGGCGCCGCGGCGCTCGACCTGGCCTACGTGGCGGCCGGCTTCACCGACGCCTTCTTCGAAACCGGCCTGAACCCCTGGGACGTGGCCGCGGGTTCGCTGCTGGTCACCGAGGCTGGCGGCCTCATCGGCAACTTCACGGGCGAGCCCGAATTCCTCGAGCAGCGCGAATGCCTGGCCGGCGCTCCGCGCATCTACGGCCAGTTGGTGCCGCTGCTCGCCAAGTACTCCAAGTTCGCCAACGTGGACGACAAGCTGCGCGCCAGCGACCGCGTGCGCGCCGTTTCCGCCTCGACCAAGTCGAACGCGGACGATGCCTCGGCTGACCTCTACGCCCGCAGCACCGTGGTCGACTTCGCCGACGAAGCGGCCGAAGGCGCCACCCAAGCCGCTGCCGAAGCGAAGCCCGCTCCCCGCAAGCTCACGCGCGTGCGCCGTGACGCGCCCGCCAACGGTACCCCTCCCCAGCCCCGCGAGGGCGACGCCTCCGCCAAGTGA